In a genomic window of uncultured Flavobacterium sp.:
- a CDS encoding alpha/beta hydrolase family protein, which produces MKNFKILVFTVLLCASSLSYAAKVDTLQVASTAMSKTYKAAVVLPNSYAKSKTTYPVMYLLHGAYGHFSDWLKNTPNKKLVQNLSDQYNIIIVMPEGETFSFYLDSPVNKGSQFETFITQEVIQKVDKTYRTISNRSGRVITGLSMGGHGALYLSAKHPDLFCAAGSMSGAVDMSVMLNRDSSAQVVKLMQPVFGDKSDSSEMYAQYAVMNMLDKIKANKLPLIIDCGVDDFLIEPNRELHRRLVYNKVEHDYTERPGAHTWDYWENSLPYHVLFFNKILLKNQLVVKK; this is translated from the coding sequence ATGAAAAACTTTAAGATCTTAGTATTTACGGTTCTTTTGTGCGCCTCGTCTTTGAGTTATGCAGCAAAAGTAGATACTCTACAAGTTGCCAGTACAGCAATGAGCAAAACCTACAAAGCTGCTGTTGTATTGCCAAATTCGTATGCTAAAAGCAAAACAACATATCCGGTTATGTATTTATTACATGGTGCTTACGGGCATTTTAGTGACTGGTTGAAAAATACACCCAATAAAAAATTAGTTCAAAATCTATCTGATCAATACAATATTATTATTGTAATGCCTGAAGGTGAAACATTTAGCTTTTATCTGGATAGTCCAGTAAATAAAGGAAGTCAGTTTGAGACTTTTATTACGCAGGAAGTTATTCAGAAAGTAGATAAAACATATCGAACCATAAGCAATAGAAGCGGAAGAGTTATTACGGGACTTTCTATGGGCGGTCACGGTGCTTTATATTTATCGGCCAAACATCCTGATTTGTTTTGCGCAGCCGGAAGTATGAGTGGTGCAGTTGATATGAGTGTAATGCTTAATAGAGATTCTTCGGCTCAGGTAGTGAAATTAATGCAGCCGGTTTTTGGAGATAAAAGCGATAGTTCAGAAATGTATGCGCAATATGCAGTTATGAATATGCTTGATAAAATTAAAGCCAACAAATTACCGCTAATTATAGATTGTGGAGTTGACGATTTTTTAATAGAACCCAACAGAGAATTACACCGAAGATTGGTTTATAACAAAGTAGAACACGATTATACAGAACGTCCTGGAGCTCATACTTGGGATTATTGGGAGAATTCACTGCCTTATCATGTATTATTTTTTAATAAAATATTGCTTAAAAATCAGTTAGTTGTGAAAAAATAA
- a CDS encoding T9SS type A sorting domain-containing protein, translating into MSKNYIPFIFLFFLNTLMFGQKVTITPLVVNGKSVASTSPINLESVDRSSVSLSVKIDSPIPVGTEGTLSIWFTKDNAITPVVAEGGFERITNFSGGNSATISFVITLSLSSFNVSGGSISAQYKSFSGIVYKSANVSVIKNGSTPTTPPVTPPTTPTAPNFKNTLCCDQDVRYGDRPAPMIASTVDPSKVSTSWLKLVGGQFPNATYNGPNYSTNKSNILITDYVTEPGTYKRRLGNDFPFNDSNPVNIRIIPSPITSNEISIEGAKDANGFAEITNTNPKSIYGSGNGRGADQVNLNILADPYHVAQRGDTYDNLDRYEWQYAKTNYNDSNYFRTWVTLPNENGSTLENFTPENMSTTDDNYFVVRRIAIYKDIQRVSNFLKIIPRTVKNNNIICCDQVLTEGPSEVEKPSVITGVTPSVENPNGANIQILNITYQWQNQTILSARPSQYGAWTNINGATSKDCLPVPLQYTVTTGPRGTSQSVQTTYNYRRIATITYRTTNSNGNYSDASTKSYSNEIYVRSGRDYGAATLIAYPNPASSIINIEYKGTDYTLSNTAITVANAMGTIVNSNNFSTVSPNVISIDVSSLPIGTYFITVQTGLGSRRNAGVTFIKSN; encoded by the coding sequence ATGAGTAAAAATTACATTCCTTTTATTTTCCTGTTTTTTCTAAACACTTTAATGTTTGGACAAAAAGTTACTATTACACCGCTTGTCGTTAACGGCAAAAGCGTAGCGAGTACAAGCCCTATAAATCTTGAATCTGTAGACAGATCAAGTGTTTCTTTATCTGTAAAAATAGATTCTCCAATCCCTGTAGGAACCGAAGGTACGCTTAGTATCTGGTTTACCAAAGATAATGCAATTACTCCAGTTGTAGCCGAAGGAGGGTTCGAAAGAATCACAAACTTTTCAGGAGGAAATTCTGCAACGATAAGCTTTGTAATCACATTAAGCCTAAGTTCTTTTAATGTTTCAGGAGGATCTATCTCCGCACAATACAAAAGCTTTTCGGGTATTGTTTACAAGAGTGCCAATGTATCTGTTATTAAAAATGGCAGCACACCTACCACTCCTCCAGTAACACCTCCGACAACACCAACTGCTCCAAATTTCAAAAACACATTATGCTGTGATCAAGACGTACGATATGGAGATAGACCAGCTCCAATGATCGCTAGTACAGTTGATCCTTCAAAAGTTTCAACTTCATGGCTTAAACTTGTTGGCGGTCAATTTCCTAATGCTACATACAATGGCCCTAACTATTCTACAAATAAGTCTAATATATTAATTACAGATTACGTAACAGAACCTGGAACTTATAAAAGAAGACTAGGTAACGATTTCCCTTTTAATGATAGCAATCCTGTAAACATCAGAATAATTCCTTCTCCAATAACTTCAAATGAAATCTCGATTGAAGGCGCTAAAGATGCAAATGGTTTTGCTGAAATTACAAATACAAATCCAAAATCAATATACGGAAGCGGTAATGGCAGAGGAGCAGATCAAGTAAACTTAAACATTCTTGCAGATCCTTATCACGTTGCTCAAAGAGGAGATACTTATGATAATTTAGACCGATATGAATGGCAATATGCAAAAACAAATTACAATGATTCTAATTATTTTAGAACTTGGGTAACGTTACCAAATGAAAACGGTTCAACTTTAGAGAATTTCACTCCGGAAAACATGTCAACTACAGACGACAATTACTTCGTAGTTAGAAGAATCGCAATTTACAAAGACATTCAAAGAGTTAGTAATTTTCTAAAAATTATACCAAGAACAGTAAAGAACAACAATATTATTTGCTGTGATCAGGTTTTAACCGAAGGCCCTTCAGAAGTAGAAAAGCCATCAGTAATTACTGGTGTAACTCCATCTGTTGAAAATCCAAATGGTGCAAATATTCAAATTTTAAATATAACGTACCAATGGCAGAATCAAACCATACTAAGCGCTAGACCTTCTCAATATGGAGCCTGGACTAATATTAATGGAGCAACATCAAAAGATTGCCTTCCTGTACCTTTACAATACACAGTAACAACTGGCCCAAGAGGAACAAGTCAATCTGTTCAAACTACTTATAACTACAGACGTATTGCAACAATTACTTATAGAACTACAAATAGTAATGGAAATTATTCTGATGCAAGTACAAAATCGTATAGTAATGAGATATATGTAAGATCAGGACGTGACTACGGAGCTGCAACATTAATTGCATATCCAAATCCTGCCTCATCAATTATAAACATTGAATACAAAGGAACTGATTATACTTTATCGAATACAGCAATAACAGTAGCAAATGCAATGGGAACTATTGTAAATTCTAATAATTTTTCGACTGTAAGTCCAAACGTAATTAGTATCGATGTTTCTAGTCTGCCTATTGGAACCTATTTTATAACTGTTCAAACAGGATTAGGCTCAAGAAGAAATGCTGGGGTAACTTTTATAAAAAGTAATTAA
- a CDS encoding TerC family protein, whose translation MIVWILFLLAVVFILALDLGVFNKTPHIISTKEASKWTLIWVTLSFLFSGVIYWLYTTDYIENPDNLKPALASMKFITGYLIELSLSVDNIFVIAIIFASFKIPQKYQHRVLFWGILGAVIFRGLMIFFGVMLINKFTWTTYLFGAFLIFTALKMLFSGEDDDFQPKDSFVYKTLGKIIPITSEMDGEKFFISTKTAKKAATPLFVALIVIEVMDVLFAVDSVPAILAITSDPFLVFSSNIFAILGLRSMYFFLANMLAKFSFLEYSLVAILAFVGLKMILHDFIHVPEWASLGFIALSLLVGILVSLKFGEEKELTDSDNE comes from the coding sequence ATGATAGTCTGGATTTTGTTTTTATTAGCGGTAGTTTTCATCCTTGCTTTAGACTTAGGCGTTTTCAACAAAACACCTCATATTATTAGTACCAAAGAAGCAAGTAAATGGACCCTTATTTGGGTTACACTTTCATTCTTGTTTTCAGGAGTTATTTACTGGCTTTATACAACAGATTATATTGAAAATCCTGACAATCTAAAACCTGCTTTAGCTTCTATGAAGTTTATTACAGGTTATTTGATTGAATTATCATTAAGTGTAGACAACATTTTTGTGATCGCAATTATTTTTGCTTCTTTCAAAATACCACAAAAATACCAACACCGTGTTTTATTCTGGGGAATCCTTGGAGCAGTAATCTTTCGCGGATTAATGATTTTCTTTGGAGTAATGTTGATCAATAAATTTACATGGACAACTTATTTATTTGGTGCATTCTTAATTTTCACCGCTTTAAAAATGTTGTTTTCTGGCGAAGACGATGATTTTCAGCCAAAAGATTCTTTTGTATACAAAACACTTGGAAAAATTATTCCAATTACTTCAGAAATGGATGGAGAGAAATTTTTCATTTCTACAAAAACGGCGAAAAAAGCAGCAACTCCATTATTTGTAGCCTTGATTGTTATCGAAGTTATGGATGTACTTTTTGCTGTCGATAGTGTTCCTGCAATTCTTGCTATTACATCAGATCCGTTTTTAGTATTTAGTTCTAATATTTTTGCAATTTTAGGTTTACGTTCTATGTATTTCTTCCTGGCGAATATGCTGGCAAAATTCAGTTTCTTAGAATATAGTTTAGTTGCTATTCTTGCTTTTGTTGGATTAAAAATGATTCTTCATGATTTTATTCACGTTCCGGAATGGGCTTCTTTAGGATTTATTGCACTTTCGCTTTTAGTGGGAATTTTGGTTTCTCTAAAATTCGGAGAAGAAAAAGAACTTACAGATTCAGATAATGAATAG
- a CDS encoding glutamine synthetase beta-grasp domain-containing protein — translation MAKIKLEYIWLDGYEPTQNLRSKTKVEEHENFKGTLEELGNWSFDGSSTKQAEGGSSDCLLVPVAIYPDPTRINGYLVMSEVMYADGTPHPSNGRATIDDDNDDFWFGFEQEYFIMDTKTLLPLGFPVGGYPAPQGMYYCSVGGKNTHGRKLVEEHADLCIAAGLNFEGINQEVACGQWEFQLFAKGAKKAGDEIWVARYLLDRLTEKYGYYIEYHPKPLGDTDWNGSGMHANFSNEVLRTCGSKETYERICEAFRPVTAEHIAVYGAYNDQRLTGKHETASIHDFSYGVSDRGASIRIPLYTVQKGWKGYLEDRRPASNGDPYKIAARIIKTVKSAL, via the coding sequence ATGGCTAAAATTAAGTTAGAGTACATTTGGTTAGATGGATATGAACCAACTCAAAATCTTAGAAGTAAAACTAAAGTTGAAGAGCACGAAAATTTCAAAGGAACATTAGAAGAACTTGGAAATTGGTCATTTGATGGTTCGTCAACAAAACAAGCTGAAGGTGGATCTTCAGACTGTTTATTAGTTCCTGTTGCAATTTACCCTGATCCAACTCGTATCAATGGATACCTTGTTATGTCAGAAGTTATGTATGCTGACGGAACTCCACACCCTTCTAACGGTAGAGCTACAATTGATGATGATAATGATGATTTTTGGTTTGGTTTCGAACAAGAGTATTTCATCATGGATACTAAAACTTTATTGCCATTAGGTTTCCCTGTTGGAGGTTATCCTGCTCCACAAGGTATGTACTACTGCTCTGTAGGTGGAAAAAACACTCACGGAAGAAAATTAGTAGAAGAACATGCTGACTTATGTATCGCTGCAGGACTTAACTTTGAAGGTATTAACCAAGAGGTTGCTTGCGGACAATGGGAATTCCAATTATTCGCTAAAGGTGCTAAAAAAGCCGGAGACGAAATTTGGGTTGCTCGTTACTTATTAGATCGTTTGACTGAAAAATATGGTTACTATATCGAATATCACCCAAAACCACTAGGAGATACTGACTGGAATGGTTCTGGAATGCACGCTAACTTCTCTAACGAAGTATTAAGAACATGTGGTTCTAAAGAAACTTACGAAAGAATCTGTGAAGCTTTCCGTCCTGTTACTGCTGAGCATATAGCAGTTTACGGAGCTTACAACGACCAACGTTTGACTGGTAAACACGAAACTGCTTCTATCCACGATTTCTCTTATGGAGTATCTGATAGAGGAGCTTCAATCAGAATTCCTTTATATACTGTTCAAAAAGGATGGAAAGGATATCTTGAAGACAGAAGACCAGCTTCAAACGGTGATCCATACAAAATCGCTGCAAGAATTATCAAAACTGTAAAATCAGCGTTGTAA